Proteins encoded together in one Anaerolineales bacterium window:
- a CDS encoding DUF4037 domain-containing protein, with protein MKTSFTPGLELCKRFYWEEVRPILDTTFPEVTHTAALLGGGSEVLGFDTPLSMDHDWSPRVMLFLGESDCRKVGKDINPAVQSKLPKRFHRVPVEPVGKTKETAPIEILTARNFILNYLGFDIRKEIEPADWLTFPEQKLRTITSGEIFWDGINLRGMYRRFEYYPRDIWLYLLAAEWNRIGQEEHLMGRAGSVGDEIGSALIAARLVRDIMQLCFLMEKQYAPYAKWFGSAFGKLPHAHELTPILQRVLSAAAWTDREKALLSAYEITAKRHNALGITEPVKATPQQFYGRPFYIIGGEKIKQAIIQKIADPAMENIIAKGIIGGIDQISDNTDILCDVQWRAVLRHLFEKIKLRPARR; from the coding sequence ATGAAAACGTCATTTACACCGGGGTTGGAATTGTGCAAGCGGTTTTACTGGGAAGAAGTGCGTCCGATCCTTGATACAACCTTTCCCGAAGTAACGCACACCGCCGCTCTGCTTGGGGGCGGGTCGGAAGTATTGGGATTTGATACGCCGCTTTCAATGGATCATGATTGGAGTCCGCGGGTCATGCTTTTTCTCGGGGAAAGTGATTGCCGCAAAGTTGGAAAGGACATCAATCCGGCAGTACAATCGAAATTACCGAAGCGATTTCATCGAGTGCCGGTGGAACCGGTCGGTAAAACCAAAGAAACGGCTCCAATAGAAATTCTGACCGCGCGGAATTTCATACTGAATTATCTTGGTTTTGATATCCGGAAAGAAATTGAACCTGCGGACTGGTTGACTTTCCCCGAGCAAAAATTGCGTACGATTACTTCCGGCGAAATATTTTGGGATGGCATAAATCTACGGGGGATGTACCGTCGTTTTGAATATTATCCTCGTGATATTTGGCTTTATCTGCTGGCTGCCGAATGGAATCGGATTGGACAAGAGGAACACCTGATGGGCCGGGCCGGCAGTGTGGGAGATGAGATTGGTTCGGCGTTGATTGCGGCGCGGCTGGTGCGGGATATTATGCAACTGTGCTTTTTAATGGAAAAGCAATATGCCCCTTACGCCAAATGGTTCGGCAGCGCATTCGGAAAATTGCCTCATGCGCATGAGCTGACGCCGATCCTGCAAAGGGTTCTGTCTGCAGCAGCGTGGACCGATCGGGAGAAGGCGCTTTTGTCGGCGTATGAAATCACGGCGAAACGTCACAATGCCTTGGGAATAACCGAGCCGGTAAAGGCAACGCCGCAACAATTCTATGGGCGGCCGTTTTATATCATCGGCGGTGAAAAAATAAAGCAAGCGATCATCCAAAAAATCGCCGATCCAGCCATGGAAAATATCATCGCGAAGGGGATAATCGGCGGTATCGATCAGATCAGCGACAATACGGATATTTTGTGCGATGTCCAATGGCGGGCGGTATTGCGACATTTGTTTGAAAAAATAAAATTGCGCCCGGCCCGGCGCTGA
- a CDS encoding DinB family protein, with amino-acid sequence MANLPSSPATVLRAGIENLEPDCWVLSVFDAVGCFSSGRSEEEARAQAGNRVRQYFKWLGKKDGNPAPFEEAVEVVIAERFEAYPWPKDPAVLVHAFFEDDARPLRPWDLDIGRRLLEWGREDFIRLSGFLMPDSLNHRENAPNWSLLDRLMGHIWEFESTVLKRMGTMLDPAEMPGDAMGRLEVVRAKFLEKLPEWAEADLTTEEFGEKWSARKALRRVLWHERHHLWELESLVKGPV; translated from the coding sequence ATGGCAAACCTCCCTTCCTCTCCCGCCACCGTCCTCCGCGCGGGAATAGAAAACCTCGAACCGGATTGCTGGGTTCTTTCCGTGTTCGACGCAGTCGGCTGCTTCAGTTCCGGGCGCTCCGAGGAGGAAGCCCGGGCCCAGGCCGGAAACCGAGTGCGCCAATACTTCAAGTGGCTGGGGAAGAAGGACGGCAATCCGGCTCCCTTCGAGGAAGCGGTCGAGGTTGTGATCGCGGAGCGGTTCGAAGCCTACCCCTGGCCGAAGGACCCGGCGGTTTTGGTGCACGCCTTTTTCGAGGACGACGCGCGCCCCCTGCGACCCTGGGATCTGGACATCGGAAGGCGCCTCTTGGAATGGGGCCGCGAGGATTTTATCCGCCTCTCGGGCTTCCTGATGCCGGATTCGCTCAACCACCGGGAGAACGCCCCCAATTGGAGTCTTTTGGACCGGTTGATGGGGCATATCTGGGAATTTGAAAGCACGGTCCTCAAGCGGATGGGCACGATGCTGGATCCGGCCGAGATGCCCGGCGACGCGATGGGCCGCCTCGAGGTGGTGCGCGCCAAGTTCCTCGAAAAGCTCCCGGAATGGGCCGAAGCCGACCTGACCACCGAGGAATTCGGGGAGAAATGGTCCGCGCGCAAAGCCCTGCGCCGGGTCCTGTGGCACGAACGGCATCATTTGTGGGAACTCGAATCGCTCGTCAAGGGGCCGGTCTGA